From a region of the Lentilactobacillus curieae genome:
- a CDS encoding Ig-like domain-containing protein → MRKRLIPIMMAVVAVIIGFVGFFSLTACAATGDPAGGITPSAVTATRAGPTEGTDVNSTQSVSQSSETTANAEQTVSDQQDATYSANSTAGSIQQQTTEPAAEQSQAQVAEQAQTPAVQPTSQSSSTETRNVTTTQVQPAKASLNVKPKAQAKPVVYAKNSVKAAAVTVKRHTAKAPVYSKAASANVVMRNTAANTATNVSKDKDATKFMEKVTVSKDKDGNNPLPEHSEIDGKTPFYVRYDWSVPSAKSGDKYVLELPDQIKAKDYLPNDPIEMRDENNDLIGKVTIDNNVATIEFQPGVDNKQNLKGYFAFGAEFNKEAVNTSGETEIVFPKSGTDATFDYNIKYTDAEWGTSSGQSILYKGRNQVQETNPATGKKEYTDKIKWSISVNNARKLNQVNPVITDKFAEGHYLIPDSVMVNYYNEAGDIVKKVKAPELKVDVISNNTTTGGGEFKVSLDSLMAADAIANNNQAIPAKAVVSFETKIIDFKDYVVGDTMPKLSNNDLKMETKDSVISGNKQSLTAKTSQFSREGGATGDEELIEEPEDPKDPNEKPKEPTEEPKKPEDPKPNEPGTPDIVVPPIEDPKVPSDKPKEPTEEPKVPSEKPKEPTTEESPVEEPKVPSDKPKEPTTEESPVEEPKVPSDKQKTPTEETVEPVEKTKQPTKEADEINAATEEPTKVVKTTTTSSALPVDNGQETVNALAATGTNSENSPMKPAVMLGIDYQQASDNYPESGKLPQTGDSNDALISVVGGILMVITASGMFVILRKRA, encoded by the coding sequence ATGCGCAAAAGATTAATTCCGATAATGATGGCGGTTGTCGCTGTTATTATTGGATTTGTCGGATTCTTTAGCTTAACTGCTTGTGCAGCGACTGGAGATCCGGCAGGGGGGATTACGCCATCTGCAGTGACCGCTACAAGAGCTGGTCCAACTGAGGGAACAGATGTGAATAGTACCCAGTCTGTGAGTCAGTCGAGTGAAACAACGGCTAATGCTGAACAAACGGTTAGCGATCAGCAAGATGCTACTTATAGTGCGAATAGTACGGCCGGTTCCATTCAGCAACAGACGACTGAACCGGCTGCTGAGCAGAGCCAAGCACAAGTTGCGGAGCAAGCTCAAACACCAGCGGTCCAGCCAACTAGTCAAAGTAGTTCAACTGAAACACGGAATGTAACAACAACTCAGGTACAACCAGCCAAAGCAAGCCTTAATGTAAAACCTAAGGCACAAGCTAAACCAGTTGTGTATGCTAAGAACAGTGTTAAGGCTGCAGCAGTTACAGTTAAGCGACATACAGCTAAGGCGCCGGTTTATAGTAAGGCTGCTAGTGCTAATGTTGTGATGAGGAACACGGCAGCTAACACAGCAACTAACGTATCTAAAGATAAAGATGCCACTAAATTCATGGAAAAAGTTACCGTTTCAAAGGATAAAGATGGTAACAATCCGCTGCCTGAACATTCTGAGATTGATGGCAAGACACCATTCTATGTTCGTTACGACTGGTCCGTACCTAGTGCCAAATCTGGTGATAAGTACGTGCTTGAACTACCTGATCAAATTAAGGCTAAAGACTACCTTCCCAATGATCCAATTGAGATGCGTGATGAGAACAATGATTTGATTGGTAAAGTAACAATTGACAATAACGTTGCTACTATCGAGTTTCAACCAGGTGTCGATAATAAGCAAAACTTAAAGGGTTACTTTGCATTTGGTGCCGAATTCAATAAGGAAGCGGTTAATACCTCAGGAGAAACAGAGATTGTTTTTCCTAAGTCAGGTACTGATGCTACTTTTGATTACAACATCAAGTATACAGATGCTGAGTGGGGAACTAGTAGTGGTCAAAGTATTTTGTATAAGGGCCGTAATCAAGTTCAAGAGACTAACCCGGCTACAGGTAAGAAGGAATATACTGATAAGATCAAATGGTCTATTTCAGTTAACAATGCCCGTAAGCTTAACCAGGTTAATCCAGTGATTACCGATAAGTTTGCTGAAGGCCATTATTTAATTCCGGATTCTGTTATGGTCAATTATTACAATGAAGCTGGAGATATCGTAAAAAAAGTTAAGGCTCCAGAACTTAAAGTTGATGTAATTAGTAACAATACAACTACAGGTGGTGGAGAATTTAAAGTTAGTCTTGATAGTTTGATGGCAGCTGATGCTATTGCTAATAATAATCAAGCAATTCCCGCTAAAGCAGTTGTTTCGTTTGAAACCAAAATCATTGATTTTAAGGACTACGTTGTTGGCGACACAATGCCTAAGTTGTCTAATAATGATTTAAAGATGGAAACAAAGGATTCAGTTATTTCTGGTAATAAACAATCATTGACTGCGAAAACCAGTCAGTTCTCCAGAGAGGGTGGCGCTACAGGTGACGAAGAGTTAATCGAAGAGCCTGAAGATCCTAAAGATCCAAATGAAAAGCCTAAAGAGCCAACTGAAGAACCTAAAAAGCCTGAGGATCCAAAACCAAACGAGCCTGGAACGCCAGATATCGTTGTTCCACCGATTGAAGATCCAAAGGTTCCATCTGATAAGCCTAAGGAACCAACTGAAGAACCAAAAGTTCCGTCAGAAAAACCAAAGGAACCAACAACTGAAGAAAGTCCAGTTGAGGAGCCAAAAGTTCCATCAGATAAACCTAAGGAACCAACAACTGAAGAAAGCCCAGTTGAAGAGCCAAAGGTTCCTTCTGACAAACAAAAAACGCCAACTGAGGAAACAGTTGAACCAGTTGAAAAGACTAAGCAACCAACTAAGGAAGCTGATGAAATCAATGCAGCTACCGAGGAACCAACTAAAGTTGTTAAGACTACAACAACCAGTTCAGCATTACCAGTTGATAATGGCCAAGAAACTGTTAATGCTCTGGCAGCGACAGGTACCAATTCAGAAAACTCACCAATGAAACCAGCAGTTATGTTGGGCATTGACTATCAACAGGCATCAGACAATTACCCTGAAAGTGGTAAGCTACCACAAACCGGGGATAGTAACGATGCATTGATTAGTGTTGTTGGTGGAATTTTGATGGTCATCACCGCTTCTGGGATGTTTGTTATTCTTAGAAAACGAGCTTAG
- a CDS encoding YhdH/YhfP family quinone oxidoreductase: MDKFNAIVIRENNNELSFRREMIDLSSLSEGNVIVHVNYSSLNYKDMLGFQLNGGVIRNYPMIPGIDFSGEVVQSDDPDFVVGDEVVLTGYDVGMAHTGGFSEYARVPGKWLVHIPATMGMRETMIYGTAGFTAALAVDRLQRMGMNNPKARILIAGVTGGVGSVALAILKNLGYENITGMVHNGEREQIARDFGADHVITSSRLDKDQKPLTSAKYDFAIDAVGGEVTSQILPAMAYDGIVAITGNAGGNQLFTTVLPFILRAVSLVGIDSVSVDMETRNRVWNLLAREWDVTTDLRVEEISMDQIPEVVNKIKDGQHIGRTIVKI; the protein is encoded by the coding sequence ATGGATAAATTTAATGCAATTGTGATTAGAGAGAACAATAATGAACTAAGCTTTAGACGCGAAATGATAGATCTTTCGTCGCTTTCGGAGGGGAACGTAATTGTCCATGTTAATTACTCTTCTCTAAATTATAAAGATATGCTTGGATTTCAGTTAAATGGTGGGGTGATTAGAAACTACCCAATGATTCCTGGAATTGATTTTAGTGGTGAAGTGGTGCAGTCAGATGATCCAGATTTTGTTGTCGGTGATGAGGTGGTGCTGACTGGTTATGATGTTGGCATGGCTCATACCGGTGGATTTTCTGAATATGCTAGAGTTCCGGGCAAGTGGTTGGTTCACATTCCAGCAACAATGGGTATGAGAGAGACAATGATTTATGGAACTGCTGGATTCACAGCGGCACTTGCTGTTGATAGACTTCAAAGAATGGGAATGAACAACCCAAAAGCAAGAATTTTAATTGCTGGAGTAACGGGCGGAGTGGGTAGTGTTGCCCTTGCCATCCTTAAAAATCTTGGCTATGAAAATATTACTGGTATGGTTCACAATGGTGAACGGGAACAAATTGCCAGAGATTTTGGGGCAGACCACGTCATTACCTCGAGTCGATTGGATAAGGATCAAAAACCACTTACTTCGGCAAAATATGATTTTGCAATTGACGCAGTTGGTGGAGAGGTGACTAGCCAAATATTGCCCGCAATGGCTTATGATGGCATAGTTGCAATTACTGGGAATGCTGGTGGCAACCAACTGTTTACTACAGTTTTGCCATTTATTCTGAGGGCAGTGTCATTGGTTGGAATTGATTCTGTCTCAGTCGATATGGAAACCCGCAATCGAGTCTGGAATCTACTGGCACGTGAATGGGACGTGACGACTGACCTACGAGTTGAAGAAATCAGCATGGACCAGATTCCGGAGGTAGTTAACAAGATAAAAGATGGCCAACATATTGGCCGAACGATTGTAAAAATTTAA
- a CDS encoding VOC family protein has translation MSLTDYITGVQHIGIPAKDLDETIAFYEKLGFEKAGYFPNGDNHCAFMRLGNLTIETYDGEISETREEGSISHISINTTDIEKAFDEAHKLGLNVIDSEIQAIPSFWDNGIRFFNILGPNNEKLEFCQIL, from the coding sequence ATGAGTTTGACTGATTACATTACTGGTGTTCAACATATTGGTATTCCTGCAAAAGACTTAGATGAAACAATTGCCTTTTACGAAAAGCTTGGTTTTGAAAAAGCAGGCTACTTCCCAAATGGCGATAACCACTGTGCATTTATGCGCCTTGGCAACTTAACTATCGAAACATATGATGGTGAAATTTCTGAAACTCGTGAGGAAGGTTCAATTAGCCATATTTCAATTAACACTACTGATATTGAAAAGGCATTTGACGAAGCTCACAAACTTGGACTTAACGTTATTGATAGTGAAATTCAAGCAATCCCTTCATTCTGGGACAACGGAATTCGTTTCTTCAATATCTTAGGACCAAACAACGAAAAGTTAGAGTTCTGCCAAATCCTATAA
- a CDS encoding fructose permease: MATFYFVVSLIINSAGNVLTLVTSAKIHPSFLGSAYWTAAEANLGTALHWNLFWAFLILGMLISLLNALLVGKFDIKRIFGNLIFMVPFSAMIQIFEDFFLGKYPIFAGLPDAKTPLMIGFYILLNFFGVALIGTAISIYQRVNFVLHPADDLMQILRFKYFKGRAAVAMWASYIPPTIMAIIAIIITRQFTNFGLGTVFAFLCQGAVTGWADIHIFRKLKHQKLDVGKKVTE, from the coding sequence ATGGCAACGTTCTACTTTGTGGTTTCATTGATCATTAATTCGGCTGGTAACGTTTTGACTTTGGTTACTAGTGCAAAGATTCATCCTTCATTCTTAGGATCAGCATACTGGACAGCTGCTGAAGCTAACCTTGGTACTGCTCTTCACTGGAACCTATTTTGGGCATTCTTGATTCTAGGAATGTTAATTTCATTGCTTAACGCATTGTTAGTAGGTAAGTTTGATATTAAGCGGATTTTTGGAAACTTGATTTTCATGGTGCCATTCTCTGCTATGATTCAAATTTTTGAAGACTTTTTCCTTGGTAAATACCCAATTTTTGCGGGTCTTCCCGACGCAAAGACACCATTAATGATTGGCTTCTACATCTTACTCAACTTCTTTGGGGTTGCATTGATTGGTACTGCAATTTCAATCTATCAACGAGTAAACTTTGTTCTTCACCCTGCCGATGACTTAATGCAAATCTTGCGTTTCAAGTACTTCAAGGGTCGGGCTGCGGTCGCCATGTGGGCTTCTTACATCCCACCTACAATTATGGCAATCATTGCGATTATCATTACTCGCCAGTTTACCAACTTTGGACTAGGAACTGTATTTGCATTCCTATGTCAAGGCGCTGTTACCGGATGGGCAGATATTCACATCTTTAGAAAACTTAAACATCAAAAGCTTGATGTTGGTAAAAAAGTTACTGAATAG